CGCCGAAGCCGGGGGAGGGGAGTCCGCAGACTCGTTCGGTTTCACGTGGAACATCCTTTCATCGCGGTGGTACGTCCTTATCGATGTTTCACGTGAAACGGGCGGCACTGGTTTGCCATCCCTCGCTCATTGTTTCACGTGAAACTGGGCAACTTCACGGTCCGTGAGCAAAGAACTACATCGATGTCATTCCGCCTGCCGGAAACGACAAAGTCCCGGCCAACGACCGGGACTTCATCGACTCTCCACGGGCCAGGCCCGTGCGCGCTAGCTCGTGCGCAGAACCACCACCCGGCGCTTGGGCTCGGCGCCCTCGCTCTCACTCACCACACCGTCCACCGCGGCCACCGCGTCGTGCACGATCTTCCGCTCGAATGGGGTCATCGGATCCAACTCCTCGCGATCGCCGGACTCCAGCACTCGCTGGGCCACCTCGGTGCCCAACCGCGCGAGGCGGTCACGACGATCCGCACGCCACCGTGCCACGTCGAGCATCAGCCGGCTCCGCTCACCCGTGGCCTGTTGCACCGCGAGACGCGTCAGCTCCTGGAGCGCGTCGAGGATCTCGCCCTTGCGACCGACGAGCTTGGTCAGATCGTCGCCACCGTCGATGCTCACGACGGCACGATCACCGTCGACGTCCAGATCGATGTCCCCATCGAAATCCAG
This sequence is a window from Gordonia insulae. Protein-coding genes within it:
- a CDS encoding Jag family protein; the encoded protein is MTAETAAHDEQEVRDDVADAVADESGTESAVTTTAESDQADSAPAADAPAEDSPADNAAGEADDAEADGADDDVDDDDEDDLDDEERLVEEGEIAGDYLEQLLDVLDFDGDIDLDVDGDRAVVSIDGGDDLTKLVGRKGEILDALQELTRLAVQQATGERSRLMLDVARWRADRRDRLARLGTEVAQRVLESGDREELDPMTPFERKIVHDAVAAVDGVVSESEGAEPKRRVVVLRTS